A genomic stretch from Enterobacter dykesii includes:
- a CDS encoding gamma-glutamylcyclotransferase family protein, which translates to MNALFVYGTLRPGHCNAHILENIGGEWLAGSVSGTFYERGWGAAADFPGIVLHPDGPRVEGYLFISDNLAAHWQMLDEFEDGYDRVEVTVTTLEGKQVQAWIYQLQPRSES; encoded by the coding sequence ATGAACGCTCTGTTTGTCTACGGCACGCTGCGCCCGGGCCACTGTAATGCGCATATTCTTGAAAACATCGGCGGCGAATGGCTGGCCGGTTCCGTATCCGGCACGTTTTACGAACGCGGCTGGGGCGCTGCGGCGGACTTCCCGGGAATTGTGCTCCACCCTGACGGCCCCCGCGTCGAAGGCTATCTGTTTATCTCTGATAACCTTGCCGCACACTGGCAGATGCTGGATGAGTTTGAAGACGGCTACGATCGGGTTGAGGTCACGGTGACCACCCTTGAAGGCAAGCAGGTTCAGGCCTGGATTTATCAGCTACAGCCGCGTTCTGAATCATAA